A single genomic interval of Streptomyces sp. NBC_00663 harbors:
- a CDS encoding LacI family DNA-binding transcriptional regulator — protein sequence MASHGARARSGGRPTLEEVAARAGVGRGTVSRVINGSPRVSDATRAVVEAAVAELGYVPNTAARALAANRTDAIALVVPEPETRFFAEPYFSDMLKGVAAELSDTEMQLLLIFAGNDRERRRLAQYLAAHRVDGVLLVSVHADDPLPDLLSQLEIPAVISGPRSALETLPSVDSDNYGGARQAVEHLLSRGRRGIAHITGRLDVYGAQRRVDGYRDALRDAGLGADEALIEAGDFTEEGGSRAMTALLSRRPDLDAVFAASDVTAAGARQALREAGRRIPDDVALVGYDDSAIARHMEPPLTSVRQPIAEMGRHMINLLLTEIADRRPAASRELERRQVELVTELVPRASS from the coding sequence ATGGCAAGCCACGGGGCGCGAGCTCGAAGCGGTGGCCGGCCCACCCTCGAAGAGGTGGCCGCACGCGCCGGCGTGGGGCGTGGCACGGTCTCCCGGGTCATCAACGGCTCGCCGCGGGTCAGTGACGCGACCAGGGCCGTGGTGGAAGCGGCGGTCGCGGAACTGGGGTACGTCCCGAACACGGCGGCCCGCGCCCTCGCGGCGAACCGTACGGACGCGATCGCGCTCGTCGTCCCCGAGCCGGAGACCCGGTTCTTCGCGGAGCCGTACTTCTCGGACATGCTGAAGGGTGTCGCGGCGGAACTGTCCGACACCGAGATGCAGTTGCTGCTGATCTTCGCGGGCAACGACAGGGAGCGCCGCCGGCTGGCCCAGTACCTGGCCGCCCACCGGGTCGACGGCGTACTGCTGGTCTCGGTCCACGCCGACGACCCGCTGCCCGACCTGCTGTCCCAGCTGGAGATCCCGGCGGTGATCAGCGGCCCGCGCTCGGCGCTGGAGACGCTGCCTTCGGTCGACTCGGACAACTACGGCGGCGCCCGCCAGGCCGTCGAGCACCTGCTGTCCCGTGGCCGCCGCGGCATCGCCCACATCACCGGCCGCCTGGACGTGTACGGTGCCCAGCGCCGCGTCGACGGCTACCGCGACGCCCTGCGGGACGCGGGCCTCGGCGCGGACGAGGCGCTGATCGAGGCGGGCGACTTCACGGAGGAGGGCGGCAGCCGGGCGATGACGGCGCTGCTGTCCCGCCGGCCCGACCTGGACGCGGTCTTCGCCGCCTCCGACGTCACCGCGGCCGGCGCCCGCCAGGCCCTCCGGGAGGCGGGCCGCCGTATCCCCGACGACGTGGCGCTGGTCGGCTACGACGACTCCGCCATAGCCCGTCACATGGAGCCGCCCCTCACCAGCGTCCGCCAGCCCATCGCCGAGATGGGCCGCCACATGATCAACCTCCTGCTGACCGAGATCGCGGACCGCAGACCGGCCGCGTCGAGGGAGCTGGAGCGACGCCAGGTGGAACTGGTGACGGAACTGGTGCCGCGGGCCTCGTCGTAG
- a CDS encoding GNAT family N-acetyltransferase gives MLTEPIRTARLDLVPLAVEHAAEMSGVLADPALHTYIGGEPLSPEALRARYERLTAGSPDPAVSWHNWVLRLRTADCLIGTVQATVTPARRAAEIAWITGTPWQGQGLATEAARALTTWLVRHYIRTVTAHIHPTHLASAAVARAAGLSPTEETDDEGETVWRLSLGG, from the coding sequence GTGCTGACCGAGCCCATCCGCACGGCCCGCCTGGACCTCGTCCCGCTGGCGGTGGAGCACGCGGCGGAGATGTCGGGCGTCCTGGCCGACCCGGCCCTGCACACGTACATCGGCGGCGAACCGCTCTCCCCGGAGGCCCTTCGCGCCCGCTACGAACGTCTGACGGCCGGCTCGCCCGACCCGGCCGTCTCCTGGCACAACTGGGTGCTGCGCCTGCGCACGGCCGACTGTCTGATCGGCACGGTCCAGGCGACGGTCACCCCGGCCCGCCGCGCGGCGGAGATCGCCTGGATCACCGGCACCCCCTGGCAGGGCCAGGGCCTGGCCACAGAAGCGGCCCGCGCCCTGACCACCTGGCTGGTCCGCCACTACATCCGCACGGTCACCGCCCACATCCACCCCACCCACCTCGCCTCGGCAGCGGTGGCGCGAGCGGCGGGCCTGTCCCCGACGGAGGAGACGGACGACGAGGGCGAGACGGTGTGGCGGTTGTCGCTGGGCGGCTGA
- a CDS encoding TetR/AcrR family transcriptional regulator has protein sequence MTRAERRLASRARILESARALFAERGFERTTIRAVAAGAGVDPALVMQHFGSKRDLFTEAVTAPPDIGAAGDPDGIVDQLLTTLGGKLGGLPDGTLATLRSMLTDPEAAEHARTAMTRQIDGLAATLPTAAEDDAELRAALAVTTLVGITIGHQLLGLPALREVPADRVAALLRPALKALTDPPT, from the coding sequence ATGACCCGCGCCGAGCGCCGCCTCGCCAGCCGGGCCCGGATCCTGGAGAGCGCCCGCGCGCTGTTCGCCGAGCGGGGCTTCGAGCGGACGACGATCCGTGCGGTGGCGGCGGGGGCCGGGGTGGACCCGGCACTGGTGATGCAGCACTTCGGCAGCAAGCGGGACCTGTTCACGGAAGCGGTCACGGCACCCCCGGACATCGGGGCGGCCGGGGACCCGGACGGCATCGTCGACCAGCTGCTCACCACCCTCGGCGGCAAACTCGGCGGGCTTCCCGACGGCACCCTGGCCACCCTGCGCTCGATGCTCACCGACCCGGAGGCGGCGGAGCACGCCCGTACGGCGATGACGCGGCAGATCGACGGCCTGGCCGCCACCCTCCCGACCGCCGCCGAGGACGACGCCGAACTGCGCGCCGCACTGGCCGTCACCACCCTGGTCGGCATCACGATCGGCCACCAGCTGCTGGGCCTCCCCGCCCTCCGCGAGGTCCCCGCGGACCGGGTGGCCGCCCTGCTCCGTCCCGCGCTCAAGGCCCTGACGGATCCGCCCACTTGA
- a CDS encoding nuclear transport factor 2 family protein — MSGPRDVLARYYQAMRDKSADDLADLYAEDAVHEFPFASPGFPPRFQGREAVRAGYRGAWGRSPVRVERIEVAAVHDTGDPEVVVAEHTVVASLPGRTGTVDVPGLLVLRVRDGELVQVRDYMDGFGVRNAVGR, encoded by the coding sequence ATGAGCGGCCCTCGGGACGTGCTCGCTCGCTACTACCAGGCCATGCGCGACAAGTCGGCCGACGATCTCGCGGACCTCTACGCCGAGGACGCCGTGCACGAGTTTCCGTTCGCGAGCCCCGGCTTCCCGCCGCGGTTCCAGGGGAGGGAAGCGGTGCGGGCGGGGTATCGGGGGGCGTGGGGGCGCAGTCCCGTGCGAGTGGAGCGGATCGAGGTGGCGGCGGTCCATGACACCGGCGACCCGGAGGTGGTCGTCGCCGAGCACACCGTCGTGGCGTCCCTGCCCGGGCGGACGGGGACCGTCGACGTACCGGGGTTGCTGGTGCTGCGCGTCCGCGACGGCGAGCTGGTTCAAGTCCGCGACTACATGGACGGGTTCGGGGTGCGCAACGCAGTCGGCCGGTGA
- the orn gene encoding oligoribonuclease, with protein MNDRMVWIDCEMTGLSLSDDALIEVAALVTDSELNVLGEGVDIVIRPPARALETMPEVVRQMHTASGLLDELADGTTLAEAEEQVLAYIREHVKEAGKAPLCGNSVGTDRGFLARDMTALEGYLHYRIVDVSSVKELARRWYPRAYFNSPEKNGNHRALADIRESIAELRYYREAIFVPQPGPDSDTARTIAAKHVLPAQ; from the coding sequence ATGAACGATCGCATGGTGTGGATCGACTGCGAGATGACCGGCCTCTCGCTGTCCGACGACGCTCTCATCGAGGTAGCCGCCCTCGTCACCGACTCCGAGCTGAACGTACTCGGCGAAGGAGTGGACATCGTCATCCGCCCGCCGGCCCGGGCGCTGGAGACGATGCCGGAGGTGGTGCGTCAGATGCACACCGCGTCCGGACTGCTGGACGAGCTGGCCGACGGGACCACGCTCGCCGAGGCCGAGGAGCAGGTCCTCGCCTATATCCGGGAGCACGTCAAGGAAGCCGGCAAGGCTCCCCTGTGCGGCAACTCGGTGGGCACCGACCGCGGTTTCCTGGCCCGGGACATGACGGCGCTGGAGGGCTACCTCCACTACCGCATCGTCGATGTCTCCTCGGTGAAGGAGCTGGCCCGCCGCTGGTACCCGCGGGCCTACTTCAACAGCCCCGAGAAGAACGGCAACCACCGCGCCCTCGCCGACATCCGCGAGTCCATCGCGGAGCTGCGCTACTACCGGGAGGCCATCTTCGTGCCGCAGCCCGGCCCCGACTCGGACACCGCGCGCACGATCGCGGCGAAGCACGTACTGCCTGCTCAGTAG
- a CDS encoding helix-turn-helix domain-containing protein, which translates to MSHDSTAAPEAAARKLSGRRRKEIVAVLLFSGGPIFESSIPLSVFGIDRQDAGVPRYRLLVCGGEEGPLRTTGGLELTAPHGLEAISRAGTVVVPAWRSITSPPPEEALDALRRAHEEGARIVGLCTGAFVLAAAGLLDGRPATTHWMYAPTLAKRYPSVHVDPRELFVDDGDVLTSAGTAAGIDLCLHIVRTDHGNEAAGALARRLVVPPRRSGGQERYLDRSLPEEIGADPLAEVVAWALEHLHEQFDVETLAARAYMSRRTFDRRFRSLTGSAPLQWLITQRVLQAQRLLETSDYSVDEVAGRCGFRSPVALRGHFRRQLGSSPAAYRAAYRARRPQGDRPPADTDGTTGPSGPPLLHPEAGPVPLQTRRTAAASAMGPAAQLSASLPGQRSGS; encoded by the coding sequence ATGAGCCACGACTCCACTGCCGCGCCGGAAGCCGCGGCCCGGAAGCTATCCGGGCGACGCCGCAAGGAGATCGTCGCGGTGCTGCTGTTCAGCGGCGGCCCCATCTTCGAGAGTTCCATACCGCTGTCGGTGTTCGGAATCGACCGCCAGGACGCCGGCGTACCGCGCTACCGCTTGCTGGTGTGCGGCGGCGAGGAAGGCCCGCTGCGGACCACAGGGGGCCTGGAACTCACCGCGCCACATGGCCTGGAGGCGATCTCGCGGGCGGGCACGGTCGTCGTGCCGGCCTGGCGTTCGATCACCTCGCCACCGCCCGAGGAAGCGCTCGACGCACTGCGCCGGGCGCACGAGGAAGGCGCCCGCATCGTCGGGCTGTGCACGGGTGCCTTCGTCCTCGCCGCGGCGGGCCTGCTGGACGGCCGCCCCGCGACCACACACTGGATGTACGCGCCGACGCTGGCCAAGCGCTACCCGTCGGTGCACGTCGATCCGCGAGAACTCTTCGTGGACGACGGCGACGTGCTGACCTCCGCCGGCACGGCGGCCGGCATCGACCTCTGCCTCCACATCGTGCGCACGGACCACGGCAACGAGGCGGCGGGCGCACTGGCCCGGCGTCTGGTCGTGCCCCCGCGCCGCTCGGGCGGTCAGGAGCGCTACCTCGACAGGTCTTTACCCGAGGAGATCGGCGCCGACCCGCTCGCCGAGGTCGTCGCCTGGGCGCTGGAGCACCTCCACGAACAGTTCGACGTGGAGACGCTGGCGGCGAGGGCGTACATGTCGCGACGCACCTTCGACCGCCGCTTCCGCTCGCTGACCGGATCGGCCCCGCTTCAGTGGCTGATCACCCAGCGGGTGCTACAGGCCCAGCGTCTGCTGGAGACATCGGACTACTCGGTGGACGAGGTCGCGGGCCGCTGCGGCTTCCGGTCGCCGGTGGCGCTGCGCGGGCACTTCCGCCGCCAGCTGGGCTCGTCGCCCGCCGCGTACCGGGCCGCGTACCGGGCCCGGCGTCCGCAGGGCGACAGGCCGCCGGCCGACACCGACGGCACCACGGGCCCCTCGGGGCCGCCGCTCCTCCACCCGGAGGCCGGTCCGGTCCCGCTCCAGACCCGCCGTACGGCGGCGGCGAGCGCGATGGGTCCGGCGGCACAGCTGTCCGCGAGCCTGCCGGGGCAGCGCAGCGGCTCGTGA
- a CDS encoding universal stress protein encodes MAGHEFFEPADRKRPVADPTAAEPLAAEELRHSCDPAFKHGVVVGFDGSTSSERALAYAIGMAHRSGSALIIVHVANRLPTTVWAGCEPPVFVDVPDHRTEVLGLELACADYLAEVPWILVERGGDICHELEEVGREYEADAIVVGSTHGIVGRIFGSVAGRLAKRAKRPVVVIP; translated from the coding sequence ATGGCCGGTCACGAATTCTTCGAACCCGCGGACCGCAAGCGGCCCGTCGCCGATCCCACGGCGGCCGAGCCCCTGGCGGCGGAAGAGCTACGCCATTCCTGCGACCCCGCCTTCAAGCACGGCGTCGTCGTGGGCTTCGACGGCTCCACCTCCAGCGAGCGCGCCCTCGCGTACGCCATCGGCATGGCCCACCGCTCCGGCTCGGCCCTGATCATCGTCCATGTCGCCAACCGGCTGCCCACCACCGTGTGGGCGGGCTGCGAGCCGCCGGTGTTCGTGGATGTGCCGGATCACCGCACCGAGGTCCTCGGTCTTGAGCTGGCCTGCGCGGACTATCTCGCCGAGGTGCCCTGGATCCTCGTCGAGCGCGGCGGCGACATCTGCCATGAACTCGAAGAGGTCGGGCGGGAGTACGAGGCGGACGCGATCGTCGTCGGCTCCACGCACGGCATCGTGGGCCGTATCTTCGGCTCCGTCGCGGGGCGGCTCGCCAAGCGCGCCAAGCGCCCCGTCGTTGTCATTCCGTAA
- a CDS encoding GPR1/FUN34/YaaH family transporter has protein sequence MDNDVSAGATTTIVGRLALGITLLAFGLGHTDVIDGVTAADAVSIAHYVGGIALFVAGLMAFRDRDTVNGTAFVALGALWFTWAVSDAGSANAAGLFFLLFALVALSLTLAGGDQLGQGTYGLLFVSLVLMAIAAFADNDGLAKVGGWFAVAAGAVAWYAATAALAHWPTSLRGRAAGRGVTATG, from the coding sequence GTGGACAACGACGTCTCCGCGGGAGCAACCACCACCATCGTCGGCCGACTCGCCCTCGGGATCACCCTCCTGGCGTTCGGACTCGGCCACACCGACGTGATCGACGGCGTGACAGCCGCTGACGCCGTGTCAATCGCCCATTACGTGGGCGGCATTGCCCTCTTCGTCGCCGGGCTCATGGCCTTCCGTGACCGCGACACCGTCAACGGGACCGCGTTCGTGGCGCTGGGTGCGCTGTGGTTCACGTGGGCCGTCTCGGACGCCGGATCCGCCAACGCGGCCGGGCTGTTCTTCCTGCTCTTCGCCCTCGTGGCGCTGTCCCTCACGCTCGCCGGCGGGGACCAACTCGGGCAGGGCACCTACGGGTTGCTCTTCGTGTCCCTCGTGCTGATGGCCATCGCGGCCTTCGCCGACAACGACGGGCTCGCCAAGGTGGGCGGCTGGTTCGCCGTCGCGGCGGGGGCGGTGGCTTGGTATGCCGCGACTGCCGCGTTGGCTCACTGGCCGACGTCGCTGCGTGGACGTGCTGCCGGACGGGGCGTGACGGCCACCGGCTAA
- the glmS gene encoding glutamine--fructose-6-phosphate transaminase (isomerizing): MCGIVGYIGKRDVAPLLLEGLQRLEYRGYDSAGIAITAPKTAGLRTVKAKGRVRDLEAKVPARFKGTTGIAHTRWATHGAPSDANAHPHLDAEGRVAVVHNGIIDNASDLRRKLEADGVEFLSETDTEVLVHLISRSTAEKLEDKVRETLRLIEGTYGIAVLHADFPDRIVVARNGSPVVLGIGEKEMFVASDIAALVAHTRQIVTLDDGEMATLKADDFRTYTTEGTRTTSEPTTVEWEAASYDMGGHDTYMHKEVHEQADAVDRVLRGRIDDRFSTVHLGGLNLDAREARQIRRVKILGCGTSYHAGMIGAQMIEELARIPADAEPASEFRYRNAVVDPDTLYIAVSQSGETYDVLAAVQELKRKGARVLGVVNVVGSAIAREADGGIYVHAGPEVCVVSTKCFTNTTVAFALLALHLGRTRDLSVRDGKRIIEGLRKLPAQISEILAQEEEIKKLAEQYTDARSMLFIGRVRGYPVAREASLKLKEVSYIHAEAYPASELKHGPLALIEPALPTVAIVPDDDLLEKNRAAMEEIKARSGKILAVAHQHQEKADHTIVVPKNEDELDPILLGIPLQLLAYHTALSLGRDIDKPRNLAKSVTVE; encoded by the coding sequence ATGTGCGGAATCGTCGGATACATCGGCAAGCGTGATGTGGCCCCTCTCCTCCTGGAGGGCCTCCAGCGCCTGGAGTACCGGGGCTACGACTCGGCGGGCATCGCCATCACCGCGCCGAAGACGGCCGGGCTGAGGACCGTCAAGGCCAAGGGCCGCGTCCGTGACCTGGAGGCCAAGGTCCCGGCCCGCTTCAAGGGCACGACCGGCATCGCCCACACCCGCTGGGCCACCCACGGCGCCCCCTCCGACGCGAACGCCCACCCGCATCTCGACGCCGAGGGCAGGGTCGCCGTCGTCCACAACGGCATCATCGACAACGCCTCCGACCTGCGCCGCAAGCTGGAGGCCGACGGCGTCGAATTCCTCTCCGAGACCGACACCGAGGTCCTCGTCCACCTGATCTCCCGCTCCACCGCGGAGAAGCTGGAGGACAAGGTCCGCGAGACCCTCCGCCTCATCGAGGGCACCTACGGCATCGCCGTCCTGCACGCCGACTTCCCGGACCGCATCGTGGTCGCCCGAAACGGCTCCCCGGTCGTCCTCGGCATCGGCGAGAAGGAGATGTTCGTCGCCTCGGACATCGCGGCGCTGGTCGCCCACACGCGGCAGATAGTGACGTTGGACGACGGCGAGATGGCCACCCTCAAGGCCGACGACTTCCGCACGTACACGACCGAGGGCACCCGTACGACGTCCGAGCCGACCACGGTCGAGTGGGAGGCCGCCTCCTACGACATGGGCGGCCACGACACGTACATGCACAAGGAGGTCCACGAGCAGGCGGACGCCGTCGACCGCGTCCTGCGCGGCCGTATCGACGACCGCTTCTCCACGGTCCACCTCGGCGGCCTGAACCTGGACGCCCGCGAGGCCCGCCAGATCCGCCGCGTGAAGATCCTCGGCTGCGGCACCTCGTACCACGCCGGCATGATCGGCGCGCAGATGATCGAGGAGCTGGCCCGCATCCCCGCGGACGCCGAGCCGGCCTCCGAGTTCCGCTACCGCAACGCGGTCGTGGACCCCGACACCCTCTACATCGCGGTCTCCCAGTCCGGCGAGACCTACGACGTCCTCGCGGCCGTCCAGGAGCTGAAGCGCAAGGGCGCCCGCGTCCTGGGCGTGGTCAACGTGGTGGGCTCCGCGATCGCCCGGGAGGCGGACGGCGGCATCTACGTCCACGCGGGCCCTGAGGTCTGCGTGGTCTCCACGAAGTGCTTCACCAACACCACGGTCGCCTTCGCGCTGCTCGCCCTGCATCTGGGCCGCACCCGCGACCTCTCGGTCCGGGACGGCAAGCGCATCATCGAGGGCCTGCGCAAGCTGCCCGCCCAGATCTCCGAGATCCTCGCCCAGGAGGAGGAGATCAAGAAGCTGGCCGAGCAGTACACCGACGCCCGCTCGATGCTCTTCATCGGCCGCGTCCGGGGCTACCCGGTGGCCCGTGAGGCCTCCCTGAAGCTCAAGGAGGTCTCCTACATCCACGCCGAGGCCTACCCGGCCTCGGAGCTCAAGCACGGCCCGCTGGCCCTGATCGAGCCCGCCCTCCCCACGGTCGCGATCGTTCCCGACGACGACCTGCTGGAGAAGAACCGCGCCGCGATGGAGGAGATCAAGGCCCGCAGCGGCAAGATCCTCGCGGTCGCCCACCAGCACCAGGAGAAGGCCGACCACACCATCGTCGTCCCGAAGAACGAGGACGAACTCGACCCCATCCTGCTGGGCATCCCCCTCCAACTCCTCGCCTACCACACGGCATTGAGCCTGGGCCGAGACATCGACAAGCCGAGGAACCTCGCGAAGTCGGTGACGGTGGAGTAA